CCCGCTATAACACATATTCATGTAGTGGAATATATCATGGGTATTTACACCTCGTTCAAACTCTTGGAGGTTGAATAGGCTTCGATGTACCGAGTCCAAAGCTAAGTAGGAAGATAGAAAGCTGGTATCCTGCGCTGTTTAGACATCAAATCTCAGTTAGTGTAGCATAAGAGCTTTTCGTGCCTTGACTGACAAATGTAGACTTAAATTGCGGCGACTGTGAACAAGGCATAAATACCAATGATATATTCTTCTTACCGAAAGAAAGATTTCCATTCAGTTTGTATACATTATATTCTGTATAGTAAGAGAAGGAGCCACAGAGCACTGAcacaaatcaaatatacTTATGTTAGATAATGTCTGCTCACAACAATCTACAACGAGCAATCCTCCTAAGATGTTTGCTGAACATATCATCATCCAAAGATTGGTTCAACACACGCCAACTCTAATTTACCTTTACATTTATCGACTAAGACATACAAATAATCTTACGATACATCAAGGTATCTGTGCTGCCTAAATAGCGCTTGCGTAGCGTATACAGGAAGCCAGCTTCCTAACTTCCTGTGCCGTTTTGTTTTCTCGTATTTGAAGTTGATCTAACCTTCGGtataaatcttttttttaattataTTGGAAATAAGTTACCGAAGCTTATCCAATGTTGAATAGAACGAAGACGTACAATATTCGACAGAATCTGTTCCTGTAAATTCTGAACTTGAACTCAGCAACATCTTAAGCAAGTTAAAATATTGAGCACTTGAAAAGGAGCAAACGGAAAGAAATCACTGTTCCTCGTTTAAATTAGACCCCCCCATAACGCATCCTTTTGACAGTATAAAAATCATAACATCTGTTCATGGACTTTACTTGAGCAGATCCCACGTCATTGCTCGGACATTCCTGTcaagttttttttgttattgCGCGCACTCAAAATATTGCCCGATCATGTGGTCATACCTGCACATTTTTTCGATGAATCATGTTACTTGATGCATTAACTTCAATTTTCTGGACTCAGATCTTACTAACTATTGGATGCAACTGAGACACTCGGTCGGAACAGGATATTTCACACGGAGTTTCTTTGACTTAAGCcataaaaagaaagctGCATGCAATAGTATACCAGCGATAGACATAAAAAAGCAGAATCAGCAACTGCCTTTGCATGAAacgaatttttttcttggtcTCCTGAGTTGTTGGGACCTATTAtagtttttgttttctcCTTTTCCCCCTTTACTATGAAATCCATAGCACTTTGTATAAATAAAAGCTGGGATGtgcaaatttttctaatacAGTGTACCGGttcatattcatttttgcGCTCTATCAACAATAAAAAGGCAGTAAGAAACTAGTAATATGCGGAAAATCACAAAGTTATTCTTGTTCACATCACTGCTATCTGTTTTCACGCGTAATTTCTCATATGCATCTAATGTTATACTAATAGCAGATAATACTATCGTTATGTTGCCAGATGATTTAATTATCAGCAGAACAATAAATGGCACCTCTATTCCTTTTACTAGCGAcgaatattttgatgaatcaaTTAATCACACATCTATCTATGCACAGTATGCTGGAGAGACCTATCCATTACCTTCTAACTATACAACGGGTATATTAGCCGAGGATGAGATCTCGTTATTTGGATATTTATCCACTTTTGGAATTGCGAGACTTGCAAAGGAAACGGTGGAGCTTTCAGACTGTACCGATAGTGAAGAAACAGCGTTAATTGCCCGAGGTTATAGTGGTGGATCTGCCCTCGTCGTTCGAGTTTTTATTAATTCATTGGGAAAATTTAAGCAGTGCTATCTGACTAGCAAAAGCggaaaaaattgttattattcTCAGTGTCAAAGCAGAGGTGCCAAATGCTTAATTAATGAATATACTTTAAGATGTAACCAGTCTGGTGATTGGAGTGCTGCGGCATGTAAGTCATGTAAATGTGCGGCTGGATACACTTACGAttctttctaaatttttcatgaaCTTTTACggtatgaaaaaaaaaatctatataataaagatataccaattcaaagagaaaacaaacaaaaaaacaaacaaaaacaCACACAATCTGTTAGATAACTCTATTCCTTGTTTTTTTGCACGCTTCCGTCCATAAATTTATTGCAAATATCAGTCTATACATAGAGTAAGTACTTCAAACTCACAGAGTGGTGATTTGCCGTTCGAACAGTTAGCTTCCCTTCCAAATTTTGAGGTCCTTGGCTCTTTATAGACTTTGATTGACTGAAATAAAGCTACAAGTTAGACGTTtatgaattatatataaagttaAGTAGTAAGGTTCTACCTTCTTATATAAGGATATCTTGTAATATGGTCTTAAATAGATGTAACTATACCGGACTCTAACGTCCCATCGCCCTGATTGAGAGCGATTGACCACGAGTTCCATTCTGCTGTAACTTATCTCAAGTGTTTTAGTTCACCGTCTTCTACTGTTACTAACACACATTACACTTATCAATGGGCCAGAATCTTACCATCCTTATATCATGTATCTACTCTTACTGATACGTCATTgcataattttctttttttctcgaaTAAGATAAAAGCGAAGATCTgatcttgaaaaagttcTTCCATTGTCAAGGTCATCGAGAAAAGTAACAATTAGCACGGCTAAATATTAGAGTCAATCAATGAAAGTTACTATTAACGAACGTTTTTCCGTTGTGGAGGGTTGGGTTGttgatgaaagaaattgtaaAGTTATTGCGAAATCAATCGTTACACGGATGCTTTCTGAGCGAGAGATAGAGCTATTAAACGCACAAGTATTGCAAGAATATGACGCAATCGACAGATCCGGAACTATAATCTTTGAATACAGCTCTGGGGAGCTacaaaatatgaaaaaatcatCACGTTTACCAATTCTGTGAGACGTACGATGGTATTATCCTCATAAAGGAGGCAGGCTATGCacaaaaacaaaaggaGAATCAAAAGAGCATTCGTGGAAAGACGTCATCGTGTCTCCTTGAAGGGAAGAAACTACATTTACCTGAAAAGAATACATCCAAGTAACGGAGAAGTGCCAGAAATGTATGATGTGTTCGATAATGTAGAACAGACAAGAGATAATAGAGTTAGCTCAATGATTAGATACCAGCTATTTGCATTTTAT
The genomic region above belongs to Kazachstania africana CBS 2517 chromosome 7, complete genome and contains:
- the KAFR0G03850 gene encoding uncharacterized protein; this encodes MRKITKLFLFTSLLSVFTRNFSYASNVILIADNTIVMLPDDLIISRTINGTSIPFTSDEYFDESINHTSIYAQYAGETYPLPSNYTTGILAEDEISLFGYLSTFGIARLAKETVELSDCTDSEETALIARGYSGGSALVVRVFINSLGKFKQCYLTSKSGKNCYYSQCQSRGAKCLINEYTLRCNQSGDWSAAACKSCKCAAGYTYDSF